A window from Heterodontus francisci isolate sHetFra1 chromosome 4, sHetFra1.hap1, whole genome shotgun sequence encodes these proteins:
- the LOC137369346 gene encoding claudin-23-like, producing the protein MRTPVVMILGLVCAPSGYVLILTCIAAPAWRDVSSIPNGALDEIHHQGLWEICKDEQSVRELTCGLSDDAYFDYQVISIARGLMIASMVVSAAGILVATFGVRCWTDIPSYPITGVGGIILVIGGTLTLIPVSWYTDRLKVIPNTAAGTELAVGYAVVLGFVGGSLIVIAGINLMFSFGKLVKRKSPAEKNYHPKSSTYPGSRYPTGISNPVTVIDLPQSIHSAPAPWDDDL; encoded by the coding sequence ATGCGGACCCCAGTGGTGATGATCTTGGGGTTGGTCTGTGCCCCCTCGGGCTATGTGTTGATTCTCACCTGCATTGCGGCTCCGGCCTGGAGAGACGTATCCAGTATTCCCAACGGGGCTCTGGATGAGATCCACCACCAGGGTCTGTGGGAGATCTGCAAGGACGAGCAGTCTGTGCGGGAGCTGACCTGCGGATTGAGCGATGATGCCTACTTTGACTATCAAGTGATCAGCATAGCCCGCGGTCTGATGATCGCTTCCATGGTGGTGTCTGCTGCTGGCATCCTGGTGGCAACTTTTGGAGTTCGCTGCTGGACGGACATCCCCAGCTACCCGATAACTGGAGTAGGAGGAATCATTCTTGTGATCGGAGGGACCTTGACTCTGATCCCGGTGTCCTGGTACACGGATCGACTCAAAGTGATCCCCAACACAGCGGCTGGCACCGAGCTGGCAGTTGGATACGCCGTCGTTCTTGGTTTCGTTGGTGGTAGCCTAATAGTCATAGCTGGGATTAATCTGATGTTCAGTTTCGGCAAGTTGGTGAAAAGGAAGAGTCCAGCGGAGAAGAACTATCACCCGAAGAGCTCAACCTATCCTGGGAGCAGATATCCCACTGGGATTTCTAACCCAGTCACAGTAATAGATTTACCACAGTCCATTCACTCTGCTCCAGCTCCCTGGGATGACGATTTGTAG